Proteins encoded by one window of Bradyrhizobium sp. B097:
- a CDS encoding Wadjet anti-phage system protein JetD domain-containing protein, with the protein MTISGGEAARRALIRLLESADRNVTATRTLSVAATAPKDPSPAVQRAWRERLEGSERAGAVALVRASGNRRDVIERVRLLDADRLARDLGITRAGTLAAAAVAAARDAAAGRDGLDGAIEDAADKWTKGAEWYRLPAEAELVRSVFATAAGLLDVAFGTHFRVASARTSGSSKFLERHGAAVGAILRRALALPDDTRQDEIWEMLGLVRFGHPVCLRAPVRFADAAGTAVSGFALPWSAVNPDLVASCAPCGDEPAFIMTVENWTSFNGQCRDVERGAVVYTHGFPPPPVRMLVGQMAAFWPDAPFYHWGDVDAGGLLIADSIREAAGRPVNLHLMTASLAEQHGARRKPLARVAPLAARNDDFGELARYLSGDSCRTFEQEMLRPVDPLEMAQ; encoded by the coding sequence ATGACAATCTCCGGCGGTGAGGCCGCGCGCAGGGCTCTCATCAGGCTGCTCGAATCCGCCGACCGCAATGTGACGGCGACCCGCACGCTGTCGGTCGCCGCAACAGCGCCGAAGGATCCCTCGCCCGCCGTGCAGCGGGCATGGCGGGAAAGGCTCGAGGGTTCCGAACGTGCCGGCGCGGTCGCGCTTGTCCGCGCAAGCGGTAATCGGCGCGACGTCATCGAGCGCGTGCGGCTGCTCGATGCCGACCGCCTGGCGCGCGACCTCGGCATCACCCGCGCCGGAACGCTCGCCGCCGCCGCGGTGGCGGCGGCGCGGGACGCCGCCGCGGGCCGGGATGGGCTCGACGGAGCCATCGAGGATGCCGCCGACAAATGGACCAAGGGAGCCGAGTGGTATCGCCTGCCGGCCGAGGCCGAGCTGGTGCGCAGCGTCTTCGCCACCGCCGCCGGCCTGCTCGACGTCGCGTTCGGGACGCATTTCCGCGTCGCCTCCGCGCGGACCTCCGGGTCGTCGAAATTCCTTGAGCGACACGGTGCGGCGGTCGGCGCCATCCTGCGCCGCGCGCTGGCCCTGCCGGACGACACGCGGCAGGACGAGATCTGGGAGATGTTGGGCCTTGTCAGGTTCGGCCATCCCGTCTGTCTGCGTGCCCCGGTGCGTTTTGCCGACGCAGCGGGAACCGCGGTAAGCGGCTTCGCCCTGCCCTGGAGCGCAGTCAATCCCGACCTGGTGGCGAGCTGCGCGCCGTGCGGGGATGAGCCCGCGTTCATCATGACGGTGGAGAACTGGACAAGCTTCAACGGCCAGTGCCGCGACGTCGAACGGGGCGCGGTGGTCTACACGCACGGCTTCCCGCCACCGCCGGTCCGCATGCTGGTTGGCCAAATGGCGGCGTTCTGGCCGGACGCCCCGTTCTACCACTGGGGCGACGTCGATGCGGGGGGACTCCTGATCGCCGATTCGATCCGCGAGGCGGCCGGCCGGCCCGTCAATCTGCACCTCATGACGGCGTCATTGGCCGAGCAACACGGAGCGCGACGAAAACCGCTGGCGCGGGTGGCACCCCTGGCTGCGAGGAACGACGATTTCGGCGAGCTTGCCCGCTATCTTTCGGGCGACTCCTGTCGCACCTTCGAGCAGGAGATGTTGCGGCCAGTGGACCCATTGGAGATGGCTCAGTGA
- a CDS encoding DNA-binding protein gives MSRQFTDGEIVAAIRAIAAEGRPLSRATVRKRLGGGGSTRISAILKEYAAGAHGPGARSGPNGPVRSGAAGPASAAAEGKAVRASADVPPPAVAAPAATSAPSDGRESEGGIAQLQSEIRVLKILLESERNARREDEARHARTIEALQREIEIASGGWTDRDASGARPSRTPGAPEPRSRTRP, from the coding sequence GTGAGTAGACAGTTCACTGACGGGGAGATCGTCGCGGCGATCAGGGCGATCGCCGCCGAAGGGAGGCCGCTGTCGCGCGCCACGGTGCGCAAGCGCCTCGGCGGCGGCGGCTCGACCCGGATTTCCGCGATCCTGAAGGAGTATGCCGCCGGCGCTCACGGTCCAGGTGCTCGGTCCGGACCGAACGGTCCAGTCCGGTCCGGAGCGGCCGGTCCGGCCTCCGCTGCAGCGGAGGGCAAGGCCGTGCGAGCCTCGGCGGATGTCCCCCCGCCGGCGGTGGCGGCGCCGGCCGCGACCTCAGCCCCGTCGGACGGACGCGAGAGCGAGGGCGGCATCGCCCAACTGCAGAGCGAGATACGGGTTCTAAAAATCCTCCTCGAGTCGGAACGCAACGCCCGCCGCGAGGACGAGGCCAGGCACGCCCGGACGATCGAGGCCCTGCAACGCGAGATCGAGATCGCCAGCGGTGGCTGGACGGACCGGGACGCCAGCGGTGCCCGGCCTTCGCGGACGCCCGGCGCGCCGGAACCGCGCTCCAGGACCAGGCCCTGA
- a CDS encoding helix-turn-helix transcriptional regulator — protein sequence MKSPHDVSAGIAERAKRRRLEANLTQEGLAARAQVSLGTLKLFERTGKSSVEFLIAIAFALGAEQEFEALFPSKPRKTIEDVIAKPLRQRGRRK from the coding sequence TTGAAGTCCCCGCACGATGTCTCTGCCGGAATCGCGGAGCGTGCAAAGCGGCGGCGGCTGGAGGCCAACCTGACGCAGGAAGGTTTGGCTGCGCGTGCCCAAGTGAGTCTCGGTACTCTCAAATTGTTCGAACGGACCGGCAAATCATCCGTCGAATTCCTCATAGCCATCGCATTCGCGCTCGGTGCCGAGCAGGAGTTCGAGGCCCTCTTTCCTTCCAAACCTCGAAAAACGATAGAAGACGTGATCGCCAAGCCACTGCGGCAGCGAGGACGACGAAAATGA